The genomic stretch TACAAGGGCCAGTTTCTGACGGGCGCCGGAGTTTGGTGCTATCCACTGACGATCATGGATCACGCCAGCCGTTTTCTACTGGCCTGCCAGAGTATGTCCAGTACCAATCTGAAGGAGACCCAACAGACCTTTGAGCGAGTTTTCCGCGAGTACGGGTTGCCGGAGCGTATTCGGACTGACAATGGTGTGCCATTTGCCAGTACCGGCCGTGCCGGGCTGTCGCAGTTGTCGATATGGTGGCTGCGACTAGGGATTATTCCTGAGCGAATTGAGCCTGGCCGTCCGGACCAGAATGGGCGTCACGAACGCATGCACCGAACGCTGAAAAGTACCTTGCCTCAACCGCCCGCCATTCCTTGGGAGGCTCAGCAGAGACAGTTTGACCGCTTTGTGCAGCACTACAATTATGAGCGGGGGCACGAGGCGCTTGACCAGAAAACGCCTGCTTCCTGCTATTCACCCTCGACTCGGACTTACCCGGAAAAGTTGCCTGAAATGGGGTATGCGAGCCACGTGGAGTGTTACCTGGCTGATAGTAATGGAATCATTAATCGAGCAGGTCTGCGGATTTATATAGCCAATGTGCTTAAGCATCAGACCATTGGAATGGAGATGATCAGTGATGATGTGTGGGAGGTGATATTCGGTCCGGTAATCCTAGGCCGGGTCTATGCTAGAGAGGCAAAGAACGGGTACGTGTCGATAAAAGTGTTACCTATGTAAAGGTACTTTTTTGTAACCCATGTGGTTGTCCCGTACATTCCCCACCACTTGGTGCCTCGCTTAGGCTCGGCATGCCCGTACTCCGACATTGATTTGGGGGGCCGCCGCAATGGGCCCTCCCTGGCCCAGTGCGGCTAAACCGGCGTCCTGCCGGTTTACCCCCCAAATCAATATCGAAGTACGGCCAGCGTGGTTAACGGGGCGCCCAGGATCAAAAACAAAGCGAGGCGGCCTTAGAGCCGACCTGATCGCTAAAGCATGCGCGGTGTAGCTTCTACTTCCTAATACGCTGACGAAGTCAGCAATCTTTTGATCTGGCTTTGGCTTTGGCTTTGGCTTTTGATCCTGGGGCGCCCCGTTAACCACGCTGGCCGAACGCAGGCTTGAAGCCGTGGGTAACCCGGCAGGACGCCGGGTTAGCCGCCCCGCGCCATGGATGGCGCGTGGCGGCGGCCCACGGATTCAAGCCTGCGTGAGGGCACACCGAGCCCAAGCGAGGTGCCAAGTGGTGGGGCAAGAGCCTTTTGCTTACTTTTGGGCTCCTCCAAAAGTGAGCCGCTGTAAAAGCGGAACCATAGGAGGCCGTTACCGCAAAAATGGATATGTACTCGGCCTGATCCAACACCCCAGAGGCCCAGAGGTCACGACCCAAGCAGGTTCTCTCTCCACAGGTGCAGCGTCAATGCCCATCGCGAGCAAGCCGCAAGCGGGCGCCCGCTCCCACAGGGATTGGAGATGCCTGTGGGAGTCGAGGTGGGGATTAGCGGGCAGCCCAGGCGTTGAAGCGTTGTTCCAGCTCCTCGCCATGATCGACCCAGAACTCGGCGTTCACCGCTCCGGCGCCGGCCAGGTTGGCCTCGGCGGTGGGCAGTTGCGCCTGCACCGACTTGGGCAGCAAGGCCAGGGTCTGCAGGTGCACCGGCCCGTAAGGGATGTTTTGCGAGAACACTTTCTGCGCCTGGGGCTGGCTGGCGAAGGCGATGAACTTCTCGGCCAGGGCCTTGTTCGGGGTGCCCTTGACCACGGCCCAGTATTCCGGGTCGTACAGGCTTTGTGGCCAGACGATGCTCAGTTTCATGCCCTCCTCCTGGGCCGAAGCAATGCGACCGTTATAGGCGGCGCTCATCACTACGTCCCCGGCCACCAGCCACTGTGCCGGCTGGGCGCCCGCCTCCCACCACTGGATGCTGGATTTGATCTGGTCCAGTTTGGCAAAGGCCCGGGTCACGCCCTGCGGGGTATTCAGGACCTTGTACAGCTCATCCATTTTCACCCCATCGGCCAGCAAAGCGATTTCCAGGGTGTACTTGGCGCTCTTGCGCAGCCCGCGCTTGCCGGGAAATTCGCTGACGTTCCAGAAGTCCGCCCAGTTCTGCGGCGCCTTGGCCAGCTTGCCCTGGTCAAAGGCCAGGACCATCGACCAGACATAGGTAGCAACCCCGCATTCGGTCAGTGCCCCCGGGACAAATTGCGCCGGGTCGCCCAGGGCGCTCAGGTCGAGTTTCTCGAACAGGCCTTCCTCGCAGCCGCGCAGCAGGTCCGGGCTTTCCACTTCGACCACGTCCCAACTGGTGTGACCGGCGGCCACCATGGCCTTGATCTTCGACAGTTCGCCGTTGTACTCACCGGCGACGATGTTGCCGGCACCGCTGGCGTTGAACGGCTGGAAGTAGGCCTTGTCCTGGGCCAGCTTGGTGGCCCCGCCAAAGGAAATCACGGTGAGGCTCTGGGGCGCGGCGCACACTGCACCGCTCAACAGGGCCAGGGCAAACGGAAGGCTGCAACGCAAGGATCTGGACATGGATCTGTTCCTCGATAATGCCGGTACGCACTGAGGCGGCGGCGGGACACGCATGGGCGGCCGGAGGGCCTTGTTATTGTTCTTCGGGTGCGCTCAGCCAGGCCGCCAGTCGATCCATCAGGCGGTCACAGGCGTGCAACTGCTCGACGCTGACGAACTCGTCGGGCTTGTGTCCTTGCTCCATGCTGCCGGGACCACAGACTACAGTCGCGATACCGGCCGCATCGAACAACCCACCTTCGGTGCCGAAGGCCACGGTGCTGAAGGCATCGCTGCCACACAGCCGGGCGATCAGACGCGCGGCGGCGCTGTCCGCCGGGGTTGCCAGGCCCGGGTAGGCCGAGAGTTGTTCAAAGCGAATCGACGTCTCGGCCTTGATCGCCTGCATCGCCGGCAGCAACGTGGTCTGGGCGTAGTGCTGCAATTCATCGACCACCGCCTGCGGGGCGAAGTCCGGCAAGGCGCGCACTTCGAAATCGAAACGGCAATCGGCCGGCACGATGTTCAACGCCGTGCCGCCCTGGATCACCCCGACCTGTACGGTGGAATAAGCCGGATCAAAACGTGAGTCCTGCAGTTCCGGCTCGGCCAGGGTGGCACCGATCTCGCCCAGCCGGCCGATCAGGCGTGCGGCTTGCTCGATGGCGTTCACCCCGTAGGGGGCGTACGCCGAATGGCAGGCGGCGCCGTGCACATGGCAACGCATCGCTAACTTGCCCTTGTGGCCGAGCACCGGCTTGAGCTCGGTCGGCTCGCCGATCAGGCACAAGGCCGGCGCCGGGATCCGCTGGGGCAACAGCTCGAGCAAACTACGCACGCCCAGGCAGCCGACTTCCTCGTCATAGGACAACGCCAGGTGTACCGGCCGGCGCAAGTCGCTTGCCAAGAACAGCGGCACCGCCGCCAGGACCGAGGCCAGGTAGCCTTTCATGTCGGCGGTACCGCGCCCGAACAATTTGCCGTCGGCCTCGCTCATACAGAACGGCTCGACCGTCCAGGCCTGGCCGTCCACCGGCACCACGTCGGTGTGCCCGGACAACACGATGCCACCGGCCACCTGCGGGCCCATCGACGCCAGCAGATTGGCCTTGCTGCGTTCGGCGTTGTAGATCAGTTCGCAGTCCACGCCCAGGCCCTGCAGGTAGTCGCGCACGAACTCGATCAGTGCCAGGTTCGAGTCACGGCTGACCGTGGCGAACCCTACCAGCCTGGCCAACAGGGCGCGGCTGCGCGGCTCACTCATCACCCGGCACTCCATAGCTGGGCGCCAGGGTTGGGTCGAGTGCGCGGATCAGGTAGTCCTGCAGTTGGGGCTGGTAGGCGCGCCACAAGTTGCCCAGCTCATCGATCGGATTGTGTTCGGCCCAGTCAACCCGCAGGTCGACGATTGGCCAGGTCAGGTCATCGACCACCGACAGTGCTGCCGAATGCACCGAGCCAGCTTCGCCACCAGCCGCCTGGCCAGCTTGCAAGGCACTGAGTAAGCGGGCGGCAAGGCAGCCTTCGCTCTGCTCAAAGGCGGCGACCATGGCCTCGATCACCGCGCTGTTGGCCAATAGGTTGCCAGCGGCCACGCACTGCTCACCGGCCAGGGCGTTGTGGGTGCCCAGGGCTTGGCTGCCGCTGAACACGGCAGTCCGGCCTTGGGCATCCACCACCGCCACCTGGCGGTACTGGCTGTAGCCGTTGCGGGTCAGGGCCTGGTCCAGGGCCTGGGACGGCGCGGCGCCAGCGGCCAGGCCGTCGAGGATCTGCGGGCCGAGGGCCGGCAGGGTAATGTTCTGGCTCGACACCGCGCCGACACCGGCCCGCAGCCAAGGGCAACGAGCACCGACGGCGATGCTCGAGGAACTGATGGCGATGCCCAACTGGCCGGTCTCGGCGCAGCGTCCAACGATGGAAAAGGTCATGGTCGGTTCCTTATTCGGGGATCACGGCAATCACGTCGATTTCCATCAGCCACTGCGGCTGGCCAAGGGCGCTGACCACCAGGCCAGTGGAAATCGGGAACACCCCTTTGAGCCATTTGCCGACTTCCTGGTACACCGGCTCGCGGTAGCGCGGGTCGATCAGGTAGGTGGTGGTCTTGACGATATGGCTCAGGTCGCTGCCGGCCTCCTCAAGCAACTGCTTGACGTTGCGCATGGCTTGCTCGGCCTGGGCCCGGGGGTCGCCGAGGCCCACCAGTTGCCCATCGAAGTCGGTGCCGACCTGGCCCCGCACGTACACGGTATTGCCGGCGCGCACGGCCTGGCACAGGTCGTTGTCCAGCGTCTGGTTGGGGTAGGTGTCTTTGGTGTTGAACATGCGGATGCGGGTATGAGTAGGCATCAACGAACTCCCATGCAGCTGGCTGGTTGGAGCGGTGCCGCGCACGCCTGCTCGGCATCGGCCTGGCGTTGTGCGGCATCTCGGTAGTTGAAATAGGTGTGTTGTTTGACGATGTGGTCGGCGACGTGTTTGGCGTCGTGCCATACCCCCCAGATGAACGCGGAGCCGCGCCGGGACTGCCACGGCAAACCAACGAAATACACCCCGGGTTCGCTCGACACGCCGCGCTGATGCTGGGGTTTGCCGTTGTCCTTGAAGGCGTTGACCTTCAACCAGCTGTAGTCGACCGTGTAGCCGGTGGCCCAGATGATGGTGCTGACCCCGGCCTTGGCCAGGTCGAGCTGCAGGATCGGCTGGCTGACACAGGCCGGATCGGGCAACAGGTTGCGGGCTTCGGGCTCCGGTGGCAGGTCGAGGCCGTTGCGGACGATGTAGGCGTCTGCTGCATCCAGCAGGGCCAGGTAGTTCTCGTCGCCACGGGCGATGTTGTCGGCCAGGTTGTCCGCGAAGTTCACCACGCCACCGTTGAAGGATTCGGTCAGGCCGACCAGGGTCATGCCCTGCTGGGCGAGCCGACGAAAGTCGATGGTTTCACCCCCGCGGGCCCCACTCACGGCAATGGTCACGTGCTCCTTGCCCGGCTGCATGGCCTCGGCATCCCATTCGCCCAGCACCCCCAGCCACCAGCAGAAATCACGGTTGCGATAGGCACGCGGCGGCCGGTCGTGAGCCCCCACCGACAGGTACACCTGCTTGCCGGCGCGCTGCAGTTCATCGGCGATCTGCACCCCCGAGGAGCCGGCGCCCACCACCAGTACCGCGCCTGCAGCCAGTTGCTGCGGGTTGCGGTATTGCGCCGAGTGGATCTGCTGGACGCCGCTGATGGCCGGTGCAATCGGCGGGATCACCGGGCGCTGGAACGGACCGGTGGCGACCACCACATGCCGCGCTTCGATCACCCCGGCACTGGTGTTGACAGTGAAGCCAGGACGGTCGGTATTGCGCTCGACGCTCTGCACGTCGACCCCGGTGCGGATCGGTGCATTGAATTTTTTCGCATAGGCTTCGAAGTAGTCCGCGACCTGCTCCTTGGCGGCAAAGGCGTCCGGGTCCAGGCCGGCAAATTCCAGGCCCGGAAAGCGGTCGTGCCACGCCGGGCCATTGGCAACCAGCGAATCCCAGCGCCCGGTGCGCCACGCTTCGGCGATCCGGTTGCGCTCCAGCACCAGGTGCGGCACCCCAAGCTTGCTCAAGTGCTCACTCATGGCCACGCCGGCCTGACCGGCACCCACAACAAGCGTATCAATTTGGATTTTCTCAACGGTCATGTCTGTGCACTTCTGAAAGTTGGAAGGGTTCAGATCGGTCATGGCTGGCGCCTCTGATGCAGATCATCGTGGTGCTGCGTTTGCGCTTACGGTGCGGGGGTGTTGGGCGCATTCTGTGACGCGCAGGGGATTAGCGAAATGATGTTTTATGTAGTCGCGAGCGAGGAAAAAGCGTGCCTGGGCGCAGGACATTCATTGGGTTTGGCGATTCCGCCGGGGGATCGCTGCGCAACCCAACGCAGCCTTCGGCAGCTGCTACGGGATTGGGTGGGGCCTGGGACATTGCGTCCAGGCTCAGCGCAAACGATCGTGTAACCAACCCTCAAACCGCTGCTGGCCGTCACCCTCCTGGCATGGCGCGTAATACACCAGGCGTAAATGCCGGTCGGCGTCGATGGTCAGCATGGTGTGCTCGAACGACACCGCGCCCAGGTCCGGGAGCTGCAGGTGTCGAGTGCCCTGACAAGGGCCATGGAGATCCTGGCGAAACCAGCCCTGGCGGAACTCGGCGCTGATTTTCTCCAGGTCCTTGACCAATTCTGCGACATCGCTTTGCCGGGAGCCGTGCCCGAAATCCCGGCGAAAGCTCGACAACATCTGCAGTGCTTGTTCTTCCCACGGGTCGAACAGCGCGCGCACGTGTTCATCGGTGAACAGCATCCACAGCAGGTTGCGTTGCTCCGCCGGCTTGTCGGCAAAGTGAAACAGCTGCTCGCCGGCGGGGTTCCAGGCCAGCACGTCCCAGCGCAGGTTCAACACGTAGGCTGGGCGCAGCGTCAGGTCGGCGAGCAAGCGGTGGATGACCTTGGGCACCACGCACCAGGTCTGTGCCTGCTCGGCCGGCGCCCGCTGATAGGTCAGCAGGTACAGGTGCCGACGCTCCATGGGGTCCAGGTGCAGGACGCGACACAGATTGTCGAGGAAGGCCGGTGAAACGCCGATCTCGCGGCCCTGTTCCAGCCAGGTGTACCAGGTCAATCCGACGCCGGCCAACGCCGCGACCTCTTCGCGGCGCAAGCCGGGGGTCCTGCGGCGTCCACCGGCAGGCAATCCGGCCTGCTCGGGGGTGACGCGTTCACGGCGACTGCGCAGGAACGCCGCCAACTCCAGGCGGGTGCGCTCGAGTGTTCTACCCATTATCCGGTTACTCCTAGTAACAGCATAAACGGTAGATATTGTAACAATGATTAGCCTGCTAAAGAATTGTCCGCACCGGGCCCAGCCCCCCTGCTCCACTGTGCCAGACAAGGAAGATGTGCATGCGCAACCCCACCCCCACTTCGGTCTACCTGATTGCCGTCGGCGCCTTCGCGCTGGGCATGGCGTCCTACGCAACGGCCGGCCTGATGCCCATGCTCGAACAGGCCTTCAGCGTGCCGATGGCCATCGCCGCGCAACTGGTGACCGTGTTCGCGCTGGCCTACGGCATCGGCTCACCGCTGGTGGTCGCCCTCCTGCCCCGCAATCGCCAGCGCCTTGGCCTGTTGGGCGCACTGGGGCTGTTCGTGCTGGCCAATGTCGGCGGTGCGTTGACCGCCGACTTTGCCCTGCTGATGCTGTGCCGGGCGCTGGCCGGGCTCGGTGCCGGGGTGTACCTGGCGACTGGGATCACGGTCTGTGCAGCGCTGTCTGAGCCCGAACGGCGTGGCAGCGCCATCGCGATCATCATGACCGGCATGGCCAGCGGTACCGTGCTGGGGGTGCCCCTGAGTCTGCTGCTGGCCGAAGCTGCCGGCTGGCAGGCCGCGCTGTGGCTGGTGGCACTGCTGGGCGCAGGTGCATGGCTCGGTTTACAGCAGCTATTGCCGGCGGTACCGGCCGGACCGACCGTGGCCCTGCGCAGCAAGCTGGCCTTGCTCAGCGACCGCAAGGTGCTGGCCATCTTGCTGGTTTCCCTGCTGGCCGCAGTGGCCAGCCTGGGCATGTACACCTTCATCGCGCCACTCATGAGCGACCCGGCCTACGGCAGTATCGGCAACGTGACGCCCTATCTGTGGGTCTGGGGCTTGGGCGGGGTGGCCGGGAGTTTCCTGGTCGGTCCGCTGCTGGAGCGTATCCAGGGGCCGATCCTGACCCTGATCATCATGCTGGTCCTCGGCGGAGCGCTGTTGCTGTTGCCGGTGATGGCGGGCCTGTCTCCCTGGCTCGCGTTGTTGCCGATCGCCCTGTGGGGCTGCGTCGGTTGGGCCTTGCAGGTTCCGCAGAACAACGAACTGCTCGCCGCCCGGGAACGCCACGGCGATGGCGACCTGGCGGTGGCCCTCAATGAATCGGCGCTGTACCTGGGCAGTGCCCTCGGTGCGGCGGCTGGCGGCCTGCTGTTGTTATGGGCCATGCCCGGCTGGGCACTGGCCTGGAGCGCCGCGGGCGTGGCGTTGCTGGGCGCCGTGCTGCAACTGTATAACGTGCGGCGGCTGGCACCGCTGTCGTCGCCCAATGCCCTGCGCAGCCGCTAGCCGGTTACGCTGAATATCCCTGCATCAACGTGGTATAGGCCCGCAAATGGTGGTCGTCGTCACCAAATTGCCGCGCGACCATCAGCAGGTGCTTGGCGTGATGAGACAACACGTACTCCCAGGTCAAGCCAATACCGCCATGCAGTTGGATGCCCTGGTCGGCAACAAAACGGCTGGCCCGGCTGACGATGAACTTGGCTGCAGCCAGGATCCGACTGCGCTCGTCACTGTCTTGCTGGTCGGCGACGCAGGCAGCCAGCAGTGTCATCGAGGTGGCCTGGTCGAGTTCGATGTACATCTCCACCATGCGATGTTGCAAGGCCTGGAACTTGCCGATTGGCTGACCGAATTGCTGGCGCGTCTTCAGGTAGTCGAGGGTCAACTGACAGGCCGCTTCCATGCTGCCCTGCGCCTCGGCACACTGCGCGGCGATGCTGCGCCCCTGCTGGTAACGCAGGGCAGGCAGGGCCTGGCCCTCCTCTCCCAGCAGTGAACCGTGGCTGACAAACGTATCCTCCAGGAACAGCTCACAGGCCCTGCGCCCATCAATGGTCGCGAAGTCGCGGCGCCGCACGCCAGGGTCTTGCGGGTCGACCAGGAACAGGCTGATGCCCTGCTCGTCACGCGCCTGGTGGCTGGTGCGTGCCGAGACCAGGATCAGCCCGGCGCTTTGCCCTCCCACCACCACCGACTTGCGTCCCTTGAGTTGCCAGCCACCCGGCACCGCAGTGGCGCTGGTCTGCACGTCATTGAGACAGTAATGGCTTTGCGGCTCTTCGAGCGCCACCGCCAGTTGCAGCGCGGCGCTCCCCAGTCGAGGCAGCACGCTGTGTTTTTGCTCCTCGCTGCCCAGTTGATTGACCAGGCCGCCGGCGAAAATCACCGAGTGCAAGTACGGTTCCAGGCACAGGCCCCGGCCCAGTTCGGTCATCACCAGCATGCTCTCCACGCCACTGCCGGCAAACCCGCCGTAGGCTTCGGCAAAGGGCACGGCGCACAGGCCCAGCTCGCCCAGTTGCTGCATGAAGGCCGTGCTGAAGCCTGCTTCGCTCTGGCGAAAACCCTCG from Pseudomonas sp. S04 encodes the following:
- a CDS encoding integrase core domain-containing protein; the protein is MPWRELKPMDRKVMFIAAYLADKHTFSKLCSDYEISRKTGYKWVERYKAEGPSGLEERSRCRHNQSYVVPVAVRQAIIELRSIGETTPGPKKIQNDLLKRFPDQDPPSKTTIYNILKAADLITPQRVRRRVAVYPKPLSKAEKPNQLFSADYKGQFLTGAGVWCYPLTIMDHASRFLLACQSMSSTNLKETQQTFERVFREYGLPERIRTDNGVPFASTGRAGLSQLSIWWLRLGIIPERIEPGRPDQNGRHERMHRTLKSTLPQPPAIPWEAQQRQFDRFVQHYNYERGHEALDQKTPASCYSPSTRTYPEKLPEMGYASHVECYLADSNGIINRAGLRIYIANVLKHQTIGMEMISDDVWEVIFGPVILGRVYAREAKNGYVSIKVLPM
- a CDS encoding ABC transporter substrate-binding protein; amino-acid sequence: MSRSLRCSLPFALALLSGAVCAAPQSLTVISFGGATKLAQDKAYFQPFNASGAGNIVAGEYNGELSKIKAMVAAGHTSWDVVEVESPDLLRGCEEGLFEKLDLSALGDPAQFVPGALTECGVATYVWSMVLAFDQGKLAKAPQNWADFWNVSEFPGKRGLRKSAKYTLEIALLADGVKMDELYKVLNTPQGVTRAFAKLDQIKSSIQWWEAGAQPAQWLVAGDVVMSAAYNGRIASAQEEGMKLSIVWPQSLYDPEYWAVVKGTPNKALAEKFIAFASQPQAQKVFSQNIPYGPVHLQTLALLPKSVQAQLPTAEANLAGAGAVNAEFWVDHGEELEQRFNAWAAR
- the argE gene encoding acetylornithine deacetylase; the protein is MSEPRSRALLARLVGFATVSRDSNLALIEFVRDYLQGLGVDCELIYNAERSKANLLASMGPQVAGGIVLSGHTDVVPVDGQAWTVEPFCMSEADGKLFGRGTADMKGYLASVLAAVPLFLASDLRRPVHLALSYDEEVGCLGVRSLLELLPQRIPAPALCLIGEPTELKPVLGHKGKLAMRCHVHGAACHSAYAPYGVNAIEQAARLIGRLGEIGATLAEPELQDSRFDPAYSTVQVGVIQGGTALNIVPADCRFDFEVRALPDFAPQAVVDELQHYAQTTLLPAMQAIKAETSIRFEQLSAYPGLATPADSAAARLIARLCGSDAFSTVAFGTEGGLFDAAGIATVVCGPGSMEQGHKPDEFVSVEQLHACDRLMDRLAAWLSAPEEQ
- a CDS encoding DUF1028 domain-containing protein, which produces MTFSIVGRCAETGQLGIAISSSSIAVGARCPWLRAGVGAVSSQNITLPALGPQILDGLAAGAAPSQALDQALTRNGYSQYRQVAVVDAQGRTAVFSGSQALGTHNALAGEQCVAAGNLLANSAVIEAMVAAFEQSEGCLAARLLSALQAGQAAGGEAGSVHSAALSVVDDLTWPIVDLRVDWAEHNPIDELGNLWRAYQPQLQDYLIRALDPTLAPSYGVPGDE
- a CDS encoding RidA family protein, producing the protein MPTHTRIRMFNTKDTYPNQTLDNDLCQAVRAGNTVYVRGQVGTDFDGQLVGLGDPRAQAEQAMRNVKQLLEEAGSDLSHIVKTTTYLIDPRYREPVYQEVGKWLKGVFPISTGLVVSALGQPQWLMEIDVIAVIPE
- a CDS encoding flavin-containing monooxygenase; this translates as MTDLNPSNFQKCTDMTVEKIQIDTLVVGAGQAGVAMSEHLSKLGVPHLVLERNRIAEAWRTGRWDSLVANGPAWHDRFPGLEFAGLDPDAFAAKEQVADYFEAYAKKFNAPIRTGVDVQSVERNTDRPGFTVNTSAGVIEARHVVVATGPFQRPVIPPIAPAISGVQQIHSAQYRNPQQLAAGAVLVVGAGSSGVQIADELQRAGKQVYLSVGAHDRPPRAYRNRDFCWWLGVLGEWDAEAMQPGKEHVTIAVSGARGGETIDFRRLAQQGMTLVGLTESFNGGVVNFADNLADNIARGDENYLALLDAADAYIVRNGLDLPPEPEARNLLPDPACVSQPILQLDLAKAGVSTIIWATGYTVDYSWLKVNAFKDNGKPQHQRGVSSEPGVYFVGLPWQSRRGSAFIWGVWHDAKHVADHIVKQHTYFNYRDAAQRQADAEQACAAPLQPASCMGVR
- a CDS encoding helix-turn-helix transcriptional regulator translates to MGRTLERTRLELAAFLRSRRERVTPEQAGLPAGGRRRTPGLRREEVAALAGVGLTWYTWLEQGREIGVSPAFLDNLCRVLHLDPMERRHLYLLTYQRAPAEQAQTWCVVPKVIHRLLADLTLRPAYVLNLRWDVLAWNPAGEQLFHFADKPAEQRNLLWMLFTDEHVRALFDPWEEQALQMLSSFRRDFGHGSRQSDVAELVKDLEKISAEFRQGWFRQDLHGPCQGTRHLQLPDLGAVSFEHTMLTIDADRHLRLVYYAPCQEGDGQQRFEGWLHDRLR
- a CDS encoding MFS transporter, with protein sequence MRNPTPTSVYLIAVGAFALGMASYATAGLMPMLEQAFSVPMAIAAQLVTVFALAYGIGSPLVVALLPRNRQRLGLLGALGLFVLANVGGALTADFALLMLCRALAGLGAGVYLATGITVCAALSEPERRGSAIAIIMTGMASGTVLGVPLSLLLAEAAGWQAALWLVALLGAGAWLGLQQLLPAVPAGPTVALRSKLALLSDRKVLAILLVSLLAAVASLGMYTFIAPLMSDPAYGSIGNVTPYLWVWGLGGVAGSFLVGPLLERIQGPILTLIIMLVLGGALLLLPVMAGLSPWLALLPIALWGCVGWALQVPQNNELLAARERHGDGDLAVALNESALYLGSALGAAAGGLLLLWAMPGWALAWSAAGVALLGAVLQLYNVRRLAPLSSPNALRSR
- a CDS encoding acyl-CoA dehydrogenase family protein, whose protein sequence is MDFKLTQEQLMLQDTAARLVRDAYGFEQREGFRQSEAGFSTAFMQQLGELGLCAVPFAEAYGGFAGSGVESMLVMTELGRGLCLEPYLHSVIFAGGLVNQLGSEEQKHSVLPRLGSAALQLAVALEEPQSHYCLNDVQTSATAVPGGWQLKGRKSVVVGGQSAGLILVSARTSHQARDEQGISLFLVDPQDPGVRRRDFATIDGRRACELFLEDTFVSHGSLLGEEGQALPALRYQQGRSIAAQCAEAQGSMEAACQLTLDYLKTRQQFGQPIGKFQALQHRMVEMYIELDQATSMTLLAACVADQQDSDERSRILAAAKFIVSRASRFVADQGIQLHGGIGLTWEYVLSHHAKHLLMVARQFGDDDHHLRAYTTLMQGYSA